The Pseudomonas cucumis sequence GCGCGTTCGATAGCCCGGACTGAACTCGATGACTTGCAGTTGCAGGCCCATGAAAGCCTGTGGCTGCACTGGGATCGCAGTCATCCGCAAACCCAGACCTGGCTGCGTAAATACAGCGGTCTGAGTGAATTTAGTTGCGACTTGTTGCTGGAAGAGAACACCCGGCCGCGTCTTTTGCCGCTGCCGGACTCCGAGCTGTTGCTGTTTCTGCGCGGAATCAACCTCAATCCAGGTGCCGAGCCGGAAGACATGGTCTCGGTGCGGATTTTCGGTTCGGCCCAGCGGGTGATCTCCCTGCGTCTGCGGCCGTTGCGCGCCACCGATGAGTTGCTGGTGCAACTGGCCGAAGGCAAAGGGCCGAGAACCGCTTCCGAACTGATCCTTTATATGGCGCAATACCTCACTAACAAAGTGCAGGATCTGGTCAGCTGCCTCTCGGAAATCGTCGACGAGGAAGAAGAAAAGCTGGATACCGACGAACGGTATACACCGGAGCATGGGGCCGTTTTGCAGATCCGTCGCAGAGCAGCCGCACTGAAACGTTTTCTGGCTCCGCAGCGGGATATTTTCGGTCAGCTGACGCGGATAAAACTGCCATGGTTCGTTGAAGACGATGGCGATTACTGGAACGAATTGAACAACAGCCTGACCCGTTATCTCGAGGAGCTGGAATTGACCCGGGAGCGCGTGGGGCTGGTCCTGGAGGCCGAAGACCGGCGTCTGAGCGTGCGCATGAACCGCACGATGTACCGCTTCGGGATCATCACCGGGATCTTTTTGCCGATGAGTTTCCTGACCGGTCTTTTGGGCATCAACGTCGGCGGTATTCCGTTCTCCACCAGCCCTTATGGCTTCCTGATCGCCTGCTTGCTGGCAGGCTCGGTAGCGCTGGGGCAGTGGTGGCTATTCCGACGTTTGCGCTGGTTCTGAAGATGAGTCATGTGACCCGACCAAATTTGACCGCGTCTTTCACAGATATCACGAGAGGTGCGTATGCACGATCCGTTTGAACAATCTTTGCGTGACATGCTCAAAGCTTCGCCGTCCAGCCGTGACGACGATGCTTGCTTGGGTCGCGTGCTGAAAACCGCCAACCGCCAGGTCGGTGCCGGCGATCTGTTCAGCCTGCTGGGCCGTTGGCTGCCCGCGCTGATGATCGCGCTGAATAACGGATCGGCCCATGTCGCGCCGGTCTCCCGTCTTCGTAAATCTTCCGCTCGCACTGCTGATAAGGCTGATTGAATATGGAACTAGACCTCTGGACTCAGAGCCTCGTCACTGCAATGACTGCGTTATGGACCAAAGTTGCGAACTTCATTCCGAACCTGTTTGGCGCACTGGTTGTGCTGCTGCTGGGTTTTGTCGTGGCCAAACTGCTGGACACGCTGCTCTCCAAATTGCTTGCCAAACTGGGCCTCGATCGCTTGATGGGCGGCACCGGACTGACCAAGTTGCTGTCCCGCGCCGGCCTTCAGGTGCCTATCTCCACATTGATAGGCAAGATCGTTTATTGGTTCGTTCTGCTGATTTTTCTGGTTTCGGCCGCAGAATCACTTGGACTTGAGCGAGTTTCGGCTACGCTGGACATGTTGGCGCTGTATTTGCCTAAAGTATTCGGCGCTGCTCTGGTGCTGCTGGTGGGTGTCTTGCTGGCGCAACTGGCCAATGGGCTGGTGCGTGGCGCGGCAGAAGGCGTAGGGCTTGATTACGCCGCGGGCCTGGGGCGAATTGCCCAAGGCCTGGTGATCATCATCAGTATTTCGGTTGCGATCAGCCAGTTGGAGGTCAAAACTGACCTGCTCAACCATGTAATCGTGATCGTTTTGATTACCGTTGGTCTGGCGGTTGCGCTGGCCATGGGCTTGGGAAGCCGGGAAATTGCCGGTCAGATTCTTGCGGGAATCTATGTGCGTGAGTTGTATCAGGTTGGGCAACAAGTGCGTGTTGGTGAGGTCGAAGGTCAGATCGAAGAGATCGGCACGGTTAAAACCACCGTGCTGACCGATGAGGGTGAGCTAGTCTCTCTCTCGAATCGGTTTCTCTTGGAGCAGCATGTGAGTAGCCGCTAACCCGGCAAATCCTGCTAATGTATGCCGCCGCAAAATGTCCTGAAGGATTGCGGCGGACATTGACCTGACTGTCGGCCAGACTTGTTTTGAATAAAGCTCAATCGCTCTCCACGCGCTACGACCCCCGCGAGCTCTCTGATGAGGAGTTGGTCGCGCGCTCGCATACCGAGCTGTTTCACGTAACGCGCGCTTATGAAGAACTGATGCGGCGTTACCAGCGAACCTTATTTAACGTTTGTGCACGGTATCTCGGGAACGATCGTGACGCAGATGATGTCTGTCAGGAAGTGATGTTGAAGGTGCTCTACGGCCTGAAGAACTTCGAGGGCAAATCGAAGTTCAAGACCTGGCTGTATAGCATCACGTACAACGAGTGCATCACGCAGTATCGGAAAGAACGGCGAAAGCGTCGCTTGATGGACGCTTTGAGTCTGGACCCCCTGGAGGAAGCATCTGAAGAAAAGATGCCGAAACCCGAGGAGAAGGGCGGACTTGATCGCTGGCTGGTGTATGTGAACCCGATCGACCGTGAAATTCTGGTGCTACGATTTGTCGCAGAGCTGGAATTTCAGGAGATCGCAGACATAATGCACATGGGTTTGAGTGCAACAAAAATGCGTTACAAACGCGCTCTAGACAAATTGCGTGAGAAATTTGCAGGCATTGCTGAAACTTAGTTCGGCGCAAATATCTCTTACGTGTAGGCAAGTTCTGATAGACTTGCCGCCGAGTTGTCCCCCGGTTTGCGGGACTGCTTCACAATCACCAGATGGGGATTTAACGGATGAAACTGAAAAACACCTTGGGCTTGGCCATTGGTTCTCTTATTGCTGCCACTTCGTTCGGCGCTCTGGCACAAGGCCAAGGCGCAGTTGAAATCGAAGGCTTCGCTAAGAAAGAAATGTTCGATAGCGCTCGTGACTTCAAGAACAACGGCAACCTGTTCGGCGGTTCTGTTGGTTACTTCCTGACCGACGACGTTGAACTGCGTCTGGCCTACGACGAAGTGCACAACGCACGTGCTGAAGATGGCCGTAACATCAAGGGCTCCAACACCGCTCTGGATGCTCTGTACCACTTCAACAACCCGGGCGACATGCTGCGTCCGTACGTATCGGCTGGCTTCTCCGACCAAAGCATTGGTCAGAACGGCAAAAGCGGTCGTAACGGTTCCACCTTCGCCAACGTTGGCGGCGGTGCCAAGCTGTACTTCACCGAGAACTTCTACGCCCGTGCCGGCGTTGAAGCTCAGTACAACATCGACCAGGGCGACACCGAGTGGGCTCCTAGCGTTGGTATCGGTGTGAACTTCGGTGGCGGCTCCAAGCCTGCTGCTGCTCCAGTTCCAGCACCAGCTGAAGTCTGCGCCGACAGCGACAACGATGGCGTTTGCGACAACGTTGACAAGTGCCCGGACACCCCAGCCAACGTAACTGTTGACGCTGATGGCTGCCCAGCAGTTGCTGAAGTTGTTCGTGTTGAGCTGGACGTGAAGTTCGACTTCGACAAGTCGGTAGTCAAGCCTAACAGCTACGGCGACATCAAGAACCTGGCTGACTTCATGAAGCAGTACCCATCCACCACTACTACTGTTGAAGGTCACACTGACTCCGTCGGTCCTGACGCTTACAACCAGAAACTGTCCGAGCGTCGTGCAAACGCCGTTAAGCAAGTTCTGACCAACCAGTACGGTGTTGAATCGTCCCGCGTTCAGTCTGTTGGCTACGGCGAATCCCGCCCAGTTGCTGACAACGCTACTGACGCTGGCCGCGCTGTAAACCGTCGCGTAGAAGCGCAGGTTGAAGCTCAAGCTAAGTAATTAGCTCGCAGCTCTGGAAAAGCCCGGCTTAGGCCGGGCTTTTCTTTGTCTGCGATTTGGGGTTCAGCGAGGGTTTGGCGGTGTTCCGAAAAGATCCCAGCCTGCGGCAGCGCCTACATTGGTTCTGCCTTCACCACTGTAGGCGCTCGCGCAAGCTGTGATCTTTCAATCCTTACAAAGATGAACACTGAGCCCATGTAGGAGCTGCCGAAGTCTGCGATCTTTTGATCTCATCGCAGGCCGCCACAGCACCGATCACCAGAATCGCCGGGCTTTTGAGCTGGAAGTCGCAGGCATCGTCTTCCATGGCTGCCAAGTCGCTCCGACATTCCCGTTGGTGCGGCAGGGAAGCATTTTCGATCATCGCCACGGGTGTATCGGCTGCCATTCCGCCGGCCAGCAGTTGCTCGCGAATCTCACTAAGCTTCGCCACACCCATGTAGATCACCAGTGTGGTGCCCCCTTGAGCCAGGGCCTGCCAGTTCAGGCTGCTGTCATCCTGAGTGTGCGCCGTGACCAGTGTCACGCCACGCGCGACGCCCCTCAGTGTCAGCGGAATATCGCATTGGGTGGCGCCGGCAAGACCAGCCGTGATGCCATTGACCAGCTCAACCTCGACGCCACGCTCACGCAGCCACTGCGCTTCCTCACCGCCGCGCCCGAAGATGCACGGATCGCCACCCTTGAGCCGCACCACGCATTTGCCGTGACGGGTATAACGCAACATCAGGCGATGAATGAAGGCTTGAGGCGTTGAGCGACAACCGCCGCGCTTACCCACTGGGATAATTCGCGCGCTCGGACAATGTTCCAGTACCGCGTCATTGACCAGATCGTCGATCAACACCACGTCCGCTTCACGCAATGCTCGAACCGCCTTGAGGGTCAGCAATTCAGGGTCGCCAGGACCCGCACCCACCAGCCAGACTTTTGCGTTCATAGTGTTTTCCTCACGAGATGACGGCGACTGGCTGCGCAGTGGCGGCCAGCAAACGCTTGATTTCCGGAACGCAGGAGCCGCATTGCGTGCCGCAGCCCAATTCTTGTTTCAAACCCTGCAAGTCCAGGCCACGGCTGATACCGGCACAGACCGCGTTCTGGCTCACGTTCATGCAGTTGCACAGGGTTTTGGTGCCCGATGCCGAACTGCCAGCGCTGCCCGGTGGCGCACTCAAGGGCGCCAGCAGCCAACGACGTAGCTGTTCGTCGGCGCGACCTTCGAGCCACAGGCTTTGCAGCCAGTGCTGGGCGAGTGTTTCACCGGCCAGGCGAATCGCGGTGATCCGACCGTTCTCGATCCGTACCCGCTTGCCGATCGAGCGCCGAGGATCGTCGTAGGCCAATACCGGCCCGTCGGTGAGCCCCAGGCATTGATCGATATCACGCAACAGCTGCGGCTCTGGCGCGGTGGCGCTGGCGGCGCGTATCAGCAGTGCAGGGCGTTCACGGCCGGTAAGGCTGAGGCTTGCGTAGGAAAACGCCTCGCAGAGCGGTCGCAGCGTCTCCAAGTGCTGTTGAACATCACCCTCTATCAGGGCGAAAAGCTGCCAGGGCAAGTGCACAGGCTCGAGTCGTACACCGCTGTGTTTGAGTTCCGGTTGTTTCGACAATGGGTCGAAGGCGGGAAGGGTGAGGGTGTTCACGCCGCCTTTGAGAAAGCGGTCTCCCCAGTGCATTGGCAGGAAAGCCTGGCCCGGACGTACGCTGTCGTCGCTGCTGACCGGCACGATCACCGAGCCCCGGCGACTTTTCAGATTGATCAGATCGCCAGGTTGCAGGCGATGCCGACGCAGTTCATCCGGGTGCAGGCTCAACACGGCTTCGCTGACATGGCCGAATAGCTGCGCGGCGGTGCCGGTGCGGCTCATGCCGTGCCATTGATCGCGCAGGCGGCCGGTGATCAGGGTCAGCGGAAAACGCGCATCGCGTTGTTCCTTGGCGGCGCGATACGGGTCGGTCACGAACTGTGCGCGCCCGCTGGCGGTCGGGAAAACTCCGTCGAGGTACAGCCGCGCAGTACCTTCGCGGGCACCGGCGGGGAAGGGCCATTGCTGCGGACCAAGTTGGTCGATCAATTCATGACTGATCCCGGACAGATCGAGGTCGCGGCCGCGAGTCAGGTGTTTGTATTCGTCGAAGACCTGCGCCGGGGTTTCAAAGGCAAACAGGCTGGTTGCTCCAGGGCGCAGATGTTTTTCCAGGCGCTGTGCGAAATCCACCGTGATCGCCCAGTCGGGCCGTGCTTCACCGGGTGCACCGATGGCCTGCCGGACGTGGGAAATGCGCCGTTCGGAGTTGGTGACCGTGCCGTCCTTTTCACCCCAACTGGCGGCGGGCAGCAGCAGGTCGGCGAACGCGGCGGTTTCGGTGGTGCGAAAGGCTTCCTGCAACACCACGAACGGACAGGCTTGCAGTGCTTCGCGCACAGCGGTCTGATCCGGTAGCGACTGTGCAGGGTTGGTGCAGGCGATCCACAGCGCTTTGATCTTGCCGCTGCGCATCTGCTCGAACAGTTCGATGGCGGTCAGCCCGGTGTTCGCGGGCAGTTGATCAACGCCCCAGTAGTCGGCCACTTGTGCGCGGTGTTCGGCATTGGCCGCTTCGCGATGACCTGGCAGCAGGTTCGACAAACTGCCGGTTTCCCGGCCGCCCATGGCATTCGGCTGACCAGTCAGCGAGAAAGGTCCTGCACCGGGCCGGCCGATTTGCCCGGTGGCCAGGTGCAGGTTGATCAGCGCGCTGTTCTTCGCGCTGCCGGCGGTGGACTGATTCAGCCCCATGCACCACAGCGACAGAAAGCTCGGTGAAGTGCCGACCCATTGCGCGCATTGATGCAGTTGCTCGACGCTGATGCCGCAGAGTTGCGAAACCATTGTCGGGGTGTAATCGCGCACCAGGTTTTTCAGCTCGGCCAAGCCTTCGGTGTGGGCCTTGATGAAGTCGCGGTCGACCCAGTCTTCCCACAGCAAGAGATGCAAAATCCCATGGAACAAGGCGACATCGGTGCCGGGCAGGATCGCCAAATGCATGTCAGCCAAATCGCAGGTGTCGGTGCGCCGAGGGTCGATGACGATGACTTTCATCTGTGGGCGGCGGGATTTGGCTTCTTCCAGGCGACGAAAGAGGATCGGGTGGGCGTAAGCCATGTTGCTGCCGACGATCATTACGCAGTCGCTCAATTCCAGGTCTTCGTAGTTGCAAGGCGGAGCATCAGCGCCGAGGCTGCGCTTGTAGCCGACCACTGCCGAAGACATGCATAGCCGCGAATTGCTGTCGATGTTGTTGGTGCCCACCAGCGCTCGCGCCAGTTTGTTGAAGGCGTAGTAATCCTCGGTCAGCAACTGCCCAGAGATATAGAACGCGACGCTGTCCGGGCCGTGCTCGGCGATGGTTTGGGCGAAGACGCTGGCGGCATGATCGAGCGCCGTGTCCCAGTCGGTGCGGCTGCGGGCCAGGCCTTTGCCCAGGCGCAGTTCCGGGTATAACGCCCGTGCCGTCAGGTCGCCGGTCAGGTGCAGGGTCGAACCTTTACTGCACAATTTGCCGAAGTTGGCCGGGTGTGCCGGATCGCCGCTGACGCCGAGAATGCGCTCGCCGTCGTGCTCGATCAGCACGCCGCAGCCGACCCCGCAGTAGCAGCAGGTGGAGGCGGTGATTTGATGGTCCATCAGCTCGCTTCCCGTAGGGCCAGCAGCACCCGGCCGTTCTCGACCCGTGCCGAGTGATGGTGGGCGCAGCCGATATCCGGGGCCTGGGCCTCGCCGGTTTCCAGGTCGATCTGCCAGTTGTGCAGCGGGCAGGCCACCCGCTTGCCGTAGATCAAACCCTGGGACAGCGGTCCGCCCTTGTGCGGGCAGCGGTCGTCGAGGGCGAAAACCTCATCGTCGCTCGTACGAAAAATCGCGATGTCGCCTTTCGGGCCCGCGATGATCCGCGAGCCCAGGGTGTTGATCTCTTCCAGTGCGCAGATATCCAGCCAGTTCATACCGACACCTCCAGGTTCTTCACGGGAATGACCTCGAATTCTTTTTTCAGCAGCGGCTGTTCGAGGCGTTCCTTCCACGGATCCTGTTCGAACGACAGGGAGAATTGCAGGCGATCGTTCAAGGCCTTGCGCCGCTCGGGGTCTTCCAGCACGGCTTTCTTGATGTGTTCCATGCCGACCCGTTGCAGGTAATGCACGGTGCGCTCCAGGTAGAAGGCTTCTTCGCGGTACAGCTGCAGGAATGCGCCGTTGTATTCGCGTACTTCTTCGGCGGTTTTCAGCTTGACGAAAAACTCTGCAACTTCGGTTTTGATCCCGCCGTTGCCGCCGATGTACATCTCCCAGCCGGAATCCACGCCGATAATTCCGACGTCCTTGATCCCCGCTTCCGAGCAGTTGCGTGGGCAACCGGAGACGGCCAGTTTCACTTTGTGCGGCGACCACATGTTGAACAGGTCGTGCTCAAGCTCGATGCCCAGTTGCGTGGAGTTCTGGGTGCCGAAGCGGCAGAACTCGCTGCCGACGCAGGTTTTCACGGTGCGGATGGATTTGCCGTAGGCGTGGCCGGACGCCATGTCCAGGTCTTTCCAGACGCCTGGCAGGTCCTGCTTTTTGATCCCCAGCAAGTCGATGCGCTGGCCGCCGGTGACCTTGACCATCGGCACGTTGTACTTGTCGGCCACGTCGGCAATGCGCCGCAACTCTGAAGGATTGGTCACACCGCCCCACATCCGCGGGACTACAGAGTAAGTGCCGTCTTTCTGAATGTTGGCGTGGGCGCGTTCGTTGATCAGGCGCGATTGCGGGTCGTCCTTGGCTTCGCCCGGCCAGGTGGAAATCAGGTAGTAGTTGAGCGCCGGACGGCACGTGGCGCAACCGTTAGGGGTGCGCCAGTTCAGGTAGCTCATGGTGCCGGCGATGGTCAGCAGGTGCTGGTCGCGGATGGCCTGGCGGATTTGCCCGTGGTTGAGGTCGCTGCAACCGCAGATGGCTTTTTCGCTTTTCGGTTTGACATCCGCCGCACCGCCCACGGTGTTGATCAGGATCTGCTCGACGAGGCCGGCGCAGGAGCCGCAGGAGCTGGCGGCCTTGGTGTGTTTCTTCACGTCGTCGACGCTGAACAGACCGTGTTCCTGGATGGCCTTGACGATGGTGCCTTTGCACACGCCATTGCAGCCGCAGACTTCGGCGGTGTCGGCCATGCTCATGGCTTTGTCCTGGCCCTGGTGTCCTACGTCGCCCAAGGCCTGCTCCATAGACGAAGAGCCGCCGAACATCAGGTGATCGCGGATTTGCCGGATGTCATGGTTCTCACGGATCTGCCGGAAATACCAACCGCCATCTGCCGTATCGCCGTACAGACAGGCGCCGACCAGCACGTCATCCTTGATCACCAGTTTTTTGTAGACCCCGCCGATCGGGTCGGAGAGGGTGATGGTCTCGGTGCCTTCGCCGCCCATGAAGTCGCCGGCGGAAAACAGGTCGATGCCGGTGACTTTCAATTTGGTCGACGTCACCGAACCCTTGTAGGTGGCGAAACCCAGTTGGGCGAGATGGTTGGCGCACACCTTGGCCTGTTCGAACAGCGGCGCGACCAGGCCGTAGGCGATGCCACGGTGGCTGGCGCATTCGCCGATGGCGTACACCCGAGGGTCGTAGGTTTGCATCGTGTCGTTGACCAGGATCCCGCGGTTGCATGGGATGCCGGATTTTTCCGCAAGCTCGGTGTTGGGGCGAATACCGGCCGCCATCACTACCAGGTCGGCAGGAATGATGTCGCCGTTTTTGAATTCAACCGAACCAACCCGGCCATTGCCGGCGTCGTGCAGGGCCTGGGTCTGTTCGCACAGGCGAAAATGCAAGCCGCGGGCTTCCAGAGCGGTTTGCAGGAGTTGGCCACTGGTTTTGTCCAGTTGCCGTTCCAGCAGCCATTCGCCGATGTGCACCACGGTGACGTGCATGCCGCGCAGCATCAGGCCGTTGGCGGCTTCAAGACCCAGCAGGCCGCCGCCGATGACCACGGCATGCTTGTGGGTCTTGGCGGTGTCGATCATCGCCTGGGTGTCGGCAATGTCGCGGTAGCCAATCACGCCCTGCAAGGTATTACCGGGGATCGGCAGGATGAACGGGGTTGAACCGGTGGCAATCAGCAGGCGGTCGTATTCGGCCTCGGTGCCGTCTTCGGCGATGACCCGACGTTTGACCCGGTCGATTTCCACCACTTTGCGGTTGAGCAGCAGCTTGATGTTGTTTTCCAGGTACCAGTCCAGATCGTTGAGCACGATCTCTTCGAACGTTTGTTCGCCAGCGAGTACGGGCGACAGCAGGATGCGGTTGTAGTTGGTATGGGGTTCGGCGCCGAAGACCGTGATGTCGTACAGCTCATTACTCAGCTTGAGCAGTTCTTCCAGGGTACGAACCCCGGCCATGCCGTTGCCGATCATCACTAGTTTTAGTTTTTTCATCAGGTTCTCCGGGGAGCTCGGGCCTGCCTCATCAGGGCATTCAGGCCTTGCTCGACAAAATTTTGCGCAAACAAAAAAAGGCGTCCCGCTAGTTAACTAGCGAGGACGCCTTTGTCCTTGTCCCGTTCTCTCGGGCAGCGCAGCCTTCTACGTTGAAGGTTGGGCTTTATGTATGTTGGGAAAGGTAATGCAGTGGTTGTGCCAAGTCGCGCAAATGCCGAATTTATGGGCTCTCACCGTGGGGGGAGGGTGTTTGCGTGCACCGGTTCAAGGCGCAGTGCCCGGTTTTGAAGCAGAAAGATCAAAAGATCGCAGGCTGCGCCAGCTCCTACAGGAGATCGTGGGCACCCGTAGGGGCTGCCGCAGGCTGCGATCCTTTGATCTTTTGGGTGAAGTGAAAAACTCAACCATGAAACAGCAAAAACAGCAGCACCAGATTCACCAGCAACGACACCAGCGCCAACGTCCGCCAGACCTTCAACGGTTCGCGCTCCAGCAACGGTCTGGGGCGCACGCTCAAACTGCGTCGTTCTCCCTGTTCCAGTAGCAACAACCATTCTTCCGCCGTTTCAAAACGCTGATCCGGAGCCGCCGCCACCGCGCGCTCCAGGCTTTGCGCGATCCATTCCGGCAGGTCGGGCCGGTAGCGACTGGCGCTGACAGGCACACCAAACCGAGGGCGCTGGAAAGCTTCGATTTCGCCGTAGGGATAATGCCCGGTCAGCAGGTAATACAAGGTCACGCCGACCGCATACAAATCCTGTTGTGGTGTAGGAGCGTCACCTCGAAAGGCTTCCGGTGCGATATAGCTGGGCGTTCCGGGCAGCGCGCAAGCTTGATCTTCGGACAGCCCGGGGCAGTAGGCGAGGCCGAAATCCAGCAGGCGCAACTCGCCGTCGTCCCCCAGCAGCAGGTTCTCCGGTTTGATATCGCGATGCAGAATCTGCCGTCGATGCAAGATGCCGATGGCCCGCAGTAGGCGTTCGGCCAGGTCCAGCCATTGAGCCAGTGGCAGCGTTGCGACACGCTCATGCAGCTCCGCCAGGGTTGACCCGGAATATTCCCGCATCACGTAGTA is a genomic window containing:
- a CDS encoding zinc transporter ZntB — translated: MFEEENAQWGLVHALVLDGKGGARSIARTELDDLQLQAHESLWLHWDRSHPQTQTWLRKYSGLSEFSCDLLLEENTRPRLLPLPDSELLLFLRGINLNPGAEPEDMVSVRIFGSAQRVISLRLRPLRATDELLVQLAEGKGPRTASELILYMAQYLTNKVQDLVSCLSEIVDEEEEKLDTDERYTPEHGAVLQIRRRAAALKRFLAPQRDIFGQLTRIKLPWFVEDDGDYWNELNNSLTRYLEELELTRERVGLVLEAEDRRLSVRMNRTMYRFGIITGIFLPMSFLTGLLGINVGGIPFSTSPYGFLIACLLAGSVALGQWWLFRRLRWF
- a CDS encoding CrfX protein; amino-acid sequence: MHDPFEQSLRDMLKASPSSRDDDACLGRVLKTANRQVGAGDLFSLLGRWLPALMIALNNGSAHVAPVSRLRKSSARTADKAD
- a CDS encoding mechanosensitive ion channel family protein, whose protein sequence is MELDLWTQSLVTAMTALWTKVANFIPNLFGALVVLLLGFVVAKLLDTLLSKLLAKLGLDRLMGGTGLTKLLSRAGLQVPISTLIGKIVYWFVLLIFLVSAAESLGLERVSATLDMLALYLPKVFGAALVLLVGVLLAQLANGLVRGAAEGVGLDYAAGLGRIAQGLVIIISISVAISQLEVKTDLLNHVIVIVLITVGLAVALAMGLGSREIAGQILAGIYVRELYQVGQQVRVGEVEGQIEEIGTVKTTVLTDEGELVSLSNRFLLEQHVSSR
- the sigX gene encoding RNA polymerase sigma factor SigX → MNKAQSLSTRYDPRELSDEELVARSHTELFHVTRAYEELMRRYQRTLFNVCARYLGNDRDADDVCQEVMLKVLYGLKNFEGKSKFKTWLYSITYNECITQYRKERRKRRLMDALSLDPLEEASEEKMPKPEEKGGLDRWLVYVNPIDREILVLRFVAELEFQEIADIMHMGLSATKMRYKRALDKLREKFAGIAET
- a CDS encoding OmpA family protein, which produces MKLKNTLGLAIGSLIAATSFGALAQGQGAVEIEGFAKKEMFDSARDFKNNGNLFGGSVGYFLTDDVELRLAYDEVHNARAEDGRNIKGSNTALDALYHFNNPGDMLRPYVSAGFSDQSIGQNGKSGRNGSTFANVGGGAKLYFTENFYARAGVEAQYNIDQGDTEWAPSVGIGVNFGGGSKPAAAPVPAPAEVCADSDNDGVCDNVDKCPDTPANVTVDADGCPAVAEVVRVELDVKFDFDKSVVKPNSYGDIKNLADFMKQYPSTTTTVEGHTDSVGPDAYNQKLSERRANAVKQVLTNQYGVESSRVQSVGYGESRPVADNATDAGRAVNRRVEAQVEAQAK
- the cobA gene encoding uroporphyrinogen-III C-methyltransferase, whose translation is MNAKVWLVGAGPGDPELLTLKAVRALREADVVLIDDLVNDAVLEHCPSARIIPVGKRGGCRSTPQAFIHRLMLRYTRHGKCVVRLKGGDPCIFGRGGEEAQWLRERGVEVELVNGITAGLAGATQCDIPLTLRGVARGVTLVTAHTQDDSSLNWQALAQGGTTLVIYMGVAKLSEIREQLLAGGMAADTPVAMIENASLPHQRECRSDLAAMEDDACDFQLKSPAILVIGAVAACDEIKRSQTSAAPTWAQCSSL
- a CDS encoding nitrate reductase; this translates as MDHQITASTCCYCGVGCGVLIEHDGERILGVSGDPAHPANFGKLCSKGSTLHLTGDLTARALYPELRLGKGLARSRTDWDTALDHAASVFAQTIAEHGPDSVAFYISGQLLTEDYYAFNKLARALVGTNNIDSNSRLCMSSAVVGYKRSLGADAPPCNYEDLELSDCVMIVGSNMAYAHPILFRRLEEAKSRRPQMKVIVIDPRRTDTCDLADMHLAILPGTDVALFHGILHLLLWEDWVDRDFIKAHTEGLAELKNLVRDYTPTMVSQLCGISVEQLHQCAQWVGTSPSFLSLWCMGLNQSTAGSAKNSALINLHLATGQIGRPGAGPFSLTGQPNAMGGRETGSLSNLLPGHREAANAEHRAQVADYWGVDQLPANTGLTAIELFEQMRSGKIKALWIACTNPAQSLPDQTAVREALQACPFVVLQEAFRTTETAAFADLLLPAASWGEKDGTVTNSERRISHVRQAIGAPGEARPDWAITVDFAQRLEKHLRPGATSLFAFETPAQVFDEYKHLTRGRDLDLSGISHELIDQLGPQQWPFPAGAREGTARLYLDGVFPTASGRAQFVTDPYRAAKEQRDARFPLTLITGRLRDQWHGMSRTGTAAQLFGHVSEAVLSLHPDELRRHRLQPGDLINLKSRRGSVIVPVSSDDSVRPGQAFLPMHWGDRFLKGGVNTLTLPAFDPLSKQPELKHSGVRLEPVHLPWQLFALIEGDVQQHLETLRPLCEAFSYASLSLTGRERPALLIRAASATAPEPQLLRDIDQCLGLTDGPVLAYDDPRRSIGKRVRIENGRITAIRLAGETLAQHWLQSLWLEGRADEQLRRWLLAPLSAPPGSAGSSASGTKTLCNCMNVSQNAVCAGISRGLDLQGLKQELGCGTQCGSCVPEIKRLLAATAQPVAVIS
- the nirD gene encoding nitrite reductase small subunit NirD produces the protein MNWLDICALEEINTLGSRIIAGPKGDIAIFRTSDDEVFALDDRCPHKGGPLSQGLIYGKRVACPLHNWQIDLETGEAQAPDIGCAHHHSARVENGRVLLALREAS
- the nirB gene encoding nitrite reductase large subunit NirB, whose amino-acid sequence is MKKLKLVMIGNGMAGVRTLEELLKLSNELYDITVFGAEPHTNYNRILLSPVLAGEQTFEEIVLNDLDWYLENNIKLLLNRKVVEIDRVKRRVIAEDGTEAEYDRLLIATGSTPFILPIPGNTLQGVIGYRDIADTQAMIDTAKTHKHAVVIGGGLLGLEAANGLMLRGMHVTVVHIGEWLLERQLDKTSGQLLQTALEARGLHFRLCEQTQALHDAGNGRVGSVEFKNGDIIPADLVVMAAGIRPNTELAEKSGIPCNRGILVNDTMQTYDPRVYAIGECASHRGIAYGLVAPLFEQAKVCANHLAQLGFATYKGSVTSTKLKVTGIDLFSAGDFMGGEGTETITLSDPIGGVYKKLVIKDDVLVGACLYGDTADGGWYFRQIRENHDIRQIRDHLMFGGSSSMEQALGDVGHQGQDKAMSMADTAEVCGCNGVCKGTIVKAIQEHGLFSVDDVKKHTKAASSCGSCAGLVEQILINTVGGAADVKPKSEKAICGCSDLNHGQIRQAIRDQHLLTIAGTMSYLNWRTPNGCATCRPALNYYLISTWPGEAKDDPQSRLINERAHANIQKDGTYSVVPRMWGGVTNPSELRRIADVADKYNVPMVKVTGGQRIDLLGIKKQDLPGVWKDLDMASGHAYGKSIRTVKTCVGSEFCRFGTQNSTQLGIELEHDLFNMWSPHKVKLAVSGCPRNCSEAGIKDVGIIGVDSGWEMYIGGNGGIKTEVAEFFVKLKTAEEVREYNGAFLQLYREEAFYLERTVHYLQRVGMEHIKKAVLEDPERRKALNDRLQFSLSFEQDPWKERLEQPLLKKEFEVIPVKNLEVSV